The following coding sequences are from one Arcobacter nitrofigilis DSM 7299 window:
- a CDS encoding transporter substrate-binding domain-containing protein, producing MKKSNLMNLIVDKAGLIKPILNGESKTMKSILFPFQKTLLVASLVCTTFVHTAQADLLEDIKAKGEIVIATEARYAPFEMLKDGKIVGYDEDILHEILKDLPGVKLTQLDLPFQGILTGLSAKRYDFVVTALTLTKKRMDKYAFTYPISTASLVILKRKGDDRIKSPKDMAGMILGIQRGSAQLKTIKAYEKAELSKKGYKKIKEFTDYNEAYTALASGRVDVVPQALPNLASVVKERSDIFEIVRPSFGPDLYYGWVGRKDAESASLVQFFSDGIEKLHKNGKLAELQMKWFGFKMDFPTGFVPMSQGEK from the coding sequence ATGAAAAAAAGTAATTTAATGAATCTAATTGTAGATAAGGCTGGGTTAATTAAACCTATTTTAAATGGAGAAAGTAAAACAATGAAAAGTATACTTTTCCCATTCCAGAAAACGTTATTGGTCGCTAGTCTAGTATGCACGACTTTTGTTCATACTGCTCAAGCTGATTTACTTGAAGATATTAAAGCAAAAGGAGAAATAGTTATTGCGACTGAAGCACGTTATGCTCCTTTTGAAATGCTTAAAGATGGAAAAATTGTTGGTTACGATGAAGATATTTTACATGAAATTTTAAAGGATTTGCCAGGTGTAAAGTTAACTCAATTAGATTTACCTTTTCAAGGAATTTTAACTGGTCTTAGTGCTAAACGTTATGATTTTGTAGTTACTGCATTAACATTAACCAAAAAGCGAATGGATAAATATGCTTTTACCTATCCCATTTCAACAGCTTCACTTGTCATCTTAAAACGCAAAGGAGATGATCGTATCAAGTCACCAAAAGATATGGCTGGCATGATTCTTGGTATACAACGTGGTTCGGCGCAATTAAAGACTATCAAGGCATATGAAAAGGCTGAGCTTTCAAAGAAAGGTTATAAAAAAATTAAAGAGTTTACTGATTACAACGAAGCTTACACAGCCTTAGCATCAGGACGAGTAGACGTTGTACCCCAAGCACTACCAAATTTGGCCTCAGTAGTTAAAGAACGTTCTGATATATTTGAGATTGTTAGACCTAGTTTTGGTCCTGACTTATATTACGGTTGGGTAGGTAGAAAAGATGCCGAATCAGCTTCTTTAGTACAGTTTTTTAGTGATGGAATAGAAAAATTACACAAAAATGGCAAGTTAGCAGAGCTACAAATGAAATGGTTCGGATTTAAAATGGATTTTCCAACAGGATTTGTACCTATGTCTCAAGGTGAGAAATAA
- the speB gene encoding agmatinase translates to MSQDQQQLPRYSGIATFMRCAYEESLEGIDIGLIGVPFDGGVTNRTGTRHGPRDIRVQSTLMRSVNQSTGIAPFELCKVADVGDALPESPFELERSHKSIQSFFEKVVEAGVLPISAGGDHSISLPILRALAKDEPVALVHFDAHCDTGGDYLGSKFHHGSPFRVAVEEGLIDPKKTIQIGIRGSLNHKEMWKFSHDSGMRVIYMDEFYDLGVDGIIKEIHKIVGETPTYITFDVDGLDPAFAVGTGTPEVGGFTTFEAIEMIRGLTGLHIVGGDVVEVSPPFDPSGSTALVGATMMFELLCIAAESLVARKDSLAC, encoded by the coding sequence ATGAGTCAAGATCAACAACAATTACCCCGATATAGTGGTATTGCTACTTTTATGCGATGTGCTTATGAAGAGTCATTAGAAGGAATTGATATTGGATTGATTGGTGTACCATTTGATGGTGGTGTAACTAACCGTACTGGTACACGTCATGGTCCTCGTGATATCCGAGTTCAGTCAACTTTAATGCGTTCAGTCAACCAAAGTACTGGTATTGCACCTTTTGAATTATGTAAAGTTGCTGATGTAGGTGATGCATTACCAGAAAGCCCATTTGAACTAGAACGTAGCCATAAATCTATTCAAAGTTTTTTTGAAAAGGTTGTTGAAGCAGGCGTGCTTCCCATTTCAGCTGGTGGAGACCATTCAATAAGTTTACCTATTTTAAGAGCTTTAGCTAAAGATGAGCCTGTAGCATTAGTACACTTCGATGCTCATTGTGATACTGGTGGCGACTATTTAGGATCTAAATTCCATCATGGTTCTCCTTTTAGAGTAGCTGTTGAAGAAGGCTTAATTGATCCTAAAAAAACTATTCAAATAGGTATTAGAGGTTCACTTAATCATAAAGAAATGTGGAAGTTTAGTCATGATAGTGGTATGCGCGTTATCTATATGGATGAGTTTTATGACTTAGGTGTTGATGGAATAATTAAAGAAATTCATAAAATAGTGGGAGAGACACCTACTTATATCACCTTTGATGTTGACGGTTTAGATCCAGCCTTTGCAGTTGGAACAGGTACGCCCGAAGTTGGTGGTTTTACTACCTTTGAAGCAATTGAAATGATCCGTGGGTTAACAGGTTTGCATATAGTTGGAGGAGATGTAGTTGAAGTCTCACCTCCCTTTGATCCCTCTGGTTCAACAGCATTAGTAGGCGCAACCATGATGTTCGAATTACTTTGTATTGCTGCTGAGTCATTAGTAGCGCGTAAAGATAGCTTGGCATGTTAG
- a CDS encoding amino acid ABC transporter permease, with amino-acid sequence MLDFSVVFEHLNDLLNGLWMTTWISLLSILIGFIFSIILCLGRLSSNTFINFICRFYISAIRGTPLLVQLTIVFYFLPYWGINIPSIAAAIITLSMNTAAFQAEILRGGFQTIPHGQKETAWSYGYTPFQCLYYIELPQVIRKVLPSLTNEIIDIIKNSALISTIAVIDLMRVTQVYSSTTYRPIEFFVSAGLLYLLLTSCISILGRYIESRLTTH; translated from the coding sequence ATGTTAGACTTTAGTGTTGTATTTGAACATTTAAATGATTTATTGAATGGGCTATGGATGACCACATGGATATCCTTGCTATCGATTTTAATTGGTTTTATATTTAGTATTATTTTATGTCTAGGTCGTTTATCTTCAAATACTTTCATTAATTTTATCTGTCGATTTTATATCAGTGCAATAAGAGGAACTCCTTTACTAGTTCAATTAACGATTGTGTTCTATTTTCTACCATATTGGGGAATAAATATACCCTCGATTGCAGCTGCTATTATTACTTTATCAATGAATACAGCAGCATTCCAAGCTGAAATTTTACGTGGGGGTTTTCAAACAATCCCTCATGGTCAAAAAGAAACAGCTTGGAGCTATGGTTATACACCCTTTCAATGTTTATATTATATCGAATTACCACAAGTAATAAGAAAAGTATTACCATCATTAACCAATGAAATTATTGACATTATTAAGAACTCTGCGCTTATTTCAACAATCGCAGTAATTGATTTAATGAGGGTTACACAGGTTTATTCATCAACAACGTATCGCCCAATTGAATTTTTTGTTTCTGCAGGGTTACTGTATTTACTACTTACTTCTTGTATCAGTATTTTGGGACGTTATATCGAATCCCGTTTAACGACGCACTAG
- a CDS encoding amino acid ABC transporter permease, which produces MDLSLYITYWPLLFKGLLFTIYICSIGIFLAILGGLILYRINRINLLITRLIYSIYLTVFRGTPLLVQVYLVYYGGPFIGLELTAEQVGILGLSLYGAAYFAEIFRSGFESIPKGHIEAAYDLGYSRQQILRYIQLPEMLGLILPPSINLTIILIKESAILSIITVSELTTAAVTMGTETFSMVEPYVFLALSYWCITFIVAKIGSWCENRSIIHLQRS; this is translated from the coding sequence ATGGATTTAAGTCTTTATATTACTTATTGGCCTTTATTATTTAAAGGACTTTTATTTACTATCTACATTTGCTCAATTGGTATATTTTTAGCCATTCTGGGAGGGTTAATTCTATATCGTATTAATAGAATTAATTTGCTCATTACACGTTTGATTTATTCTATTTATTTAACTGTGTTCCGTGGGACACCTTTGCTTGTTCAAGTTTATTTAGTCTATTACGGTGGACCATTTATTGGATTAGAGTTAACGGCAGAACAAGTGGGTATTTTAGGTCTTAGCTTATATGGTGCAGCTTACTTTGCTGAAATATTCCGTTCAGGATTTGAAAGTATTCCTAAAGGACATATTGAAGCAGCTTACGATTTAGGTTACTCACGTCAGCAAATTTTGAGATATATTCAACTACCAGAGATGTTGGGTTTGATTCTTCCACCAAGTATTAATTTAACTATTATTTTAATTAAAGAATCTGCAATTCTTTCTATTATTACAGTATCTGAACTCACAACAGCAGCAGTTACAATGGGAACAGAAACATTTAGTATGGTTGAACCTTATGTATTTTTAGCTTTATCTTATTGGTGTATTACATTCATTGTCGCAAAAATAGGTTCTTGGTGTGAAAATCGAAGCATTATTCATTTGCAACGTAGCTAA
- a CDS encoding amino acid ABC transporter ATP-binding protein encodes MKIVQHKAIKLINLKKHFGDNEVLKGINFDIDYGKVVCIIGGSGSGKSTMLRCMNFLEQYDGGEVQINGKLLGYGSDSQGNLELLPSQFIQKDLAEVCMVFQQFNLWPHMSVIDNVMSPLLRVHHLSKKEAEERAVKVLEKVDMLHKRDAYPAQLSGGQQQRVAIARALGTEPKIMLFDEPTSALDPELVGEVLKVMKSLAQDGMTMVIVTHEMGFAAQVSDKVVFLANGLIEEEGDPKILFSQPKSEKLKSFLSTWTERNSGII; translated from the coding sequence ATGAAAATAGTACAACATAAAGCAATAAAACTAATTAATTTAAAAAAGCACTTTGGTGATAATGAAGTATTAAAGGGAATCAATTTCGATATCGATTATGGGAAAGTGGTCTGTATTATTGGAGGATCAGGATCAGGGAAAAGTACAATGCTTAGATGCATGAACTTCCTTGAACAATACGATGGAGGCGAAGTACAAATAAATGGAAAACTATTAGGTTATGGTTCCGATTCTCAAGGTAATCTAGAATTATTACCGAGTCAATTTATACAAAAAGATTTAGCAGAAGTTTGCATGGTTTTTCAACAATTTAATCTGTGGCCACACATGAGTGTGATTGACAATGTCATGTCCCCACTATTACGAGTTCATCACTTAAGTAAAAAAGAGGCTGAAGAAAGAGCCGTAAAAGTACTTGAAAAAGTTGATATGCTACATAAAAGGGATGCTTATCCTGCCCAATTGTCAGGTGGACAACAACAACGTGTTGCAATTGCACGTGCATTAGGTACTGAGCCTAAAATTATGTTATTTGATGAGCCTACTTCAGCACTTGACCCTGAATTAGTAGGTGAAGTATTAAAAGTAATGAAATCACTTGCTCAAGATGGTATGACCATGGTTATAGTGACTCATGAAATGGGATTTGCAGCTCAAGTATCAGATAAAGTTGTCTTTCTTGCAAATGGTTTAATTGAAGAAGAAGGAGACCCAAAAATACTTTTTAGTCAACCTAAATCAGAAAAATTAAAAAGCTTTTTAAGTACATGGACTGAAAGGAATAGTGGAATTATATAG
- a CDS encoding LysR substrate-binding domain-containing protein — translation MTIREMDIFVNVAELSNLTKVSEKMNLTQPSISMTIKSIEEEFNEKMFDRISKKLIVNERGRVLYEEITPILLQLKQFKERFIQNKFSGNINVAASNTIGVYALADVLYDYKKLHKHVNITHLYPEPDNIISLIYEGKVDIGFIEFELLDKNIVKELLYKDELIVVSSDKSLIEKSFYIDQLFDKEWIVREISSAVTQTFFDYLGEVKSDLNITLALEHTVAIKELLIKHKNTISILPAKSVENEIRSNKLYKIDIINMKFERNTYMIYHKNKFKNIIFESFRKFALQNIVK, via the coding sequence ATGACAATAAGAGAGATGGATATATTTGTAAATGTTGCAGAATTATCAAACTTAACAAAAGTTTCTGAAAAAATGAATTTAACCCAACCAAGTATTTCTATGACTATCAAATCAATTGAAGAAGAATTTAATGAAAAAATGTTTGATAGAATAAGTAAAAAATTAATAGTAAATGAAAGGGGTAGAGTATTATATGAAGAAATTACTCCTATATTATTACAATTAAAACAATTTAAAGAAAGATTTATCCAGAATAAATTTTCGGGAAATATTAATGTCGCTGCTTCAAATACAATTGGTGTTTATGCTTTAGCTGATGTTTTATATGATTACAAGAAGCTACATAAGCATGTAAATATTACTCATTTATATCCAGAACCTGATAATATTATCTCTTTGATTTATGAAGGGAAAGTGGATATTGGATTTATTGAATTTGAACTTCTTGATAAAAATATTGTAAAGGAATTACTTTACAAAGATGAACTTATTGTTGTGAGTTCAGATAAATCTCTTATAGAAAAAAGTTTTTATATTGATCAATTATTTGACAAAGAATGGATAGTAAGAGAAATATCTTCTGCCGTTACTCAAACTTTTTTTGATTATTTAGGAGAGGTGAAATCAGATTTAAATATTACATTGGCACTTGAACATACTGTAGCTATAAAGGAACTACTTATAAAACATAAAAATACAATTTCTATTTTACCAGCGAAAAGTGTGGAAAACGAAATTCGTTCTAATAAATTATATAAAATTGATATTATTAATATGAAGTTTGAAAGAAATACTTATATGATTTATCATAAAAATAAATTCAAGAATATTATCTTTGAATCATTTAGAAAGTTTGCACTTCAAAATATTGTTAAATAG